CTTATTAGCAAACAGCGAAAGATACCTTAACCTAAGATTGTTGGAAGGGGGTCATTTTGTCAACTTATGGGCATATTGAGGGCAAAATGTACAATAGAAGTTAAAGTGTTTATATAGATTAAAATTGGACTTTAGTATGTCCATTTTCCTGCAAGATCATCCGTGTTGCTAGTAAAGATGGTGAATCGAGGAATCAAATAGAGGGAAATTGTTCCTCTCTCCTGTACCTAAGAGGTGGGAGAGTCCTGGGAAATGAATATTTGGTTTAATAACTTAGATGTAGGAAGTTAAAATGAAATTATTTAGTGCTATCTATATATTGTTTGCACCACTATGGGACTGATCAGATTGTGCCTGGAACAAAAATTTAACGGTGATTTTTTTCCCTCTAAGATGGGCTGTGTGTAAAGTTAAACACAGGTCTAATTAATGATAGAATACTCTTCTAGAGAAGAGAGATTAGCACTAAATTATTAGGTggggaattttttttttgtgcattCTAGGCCTAACAAAAAGATTAATCATGCATTAACTTGGGCTAAAATAAGCCTTTGTTGGGCAATATCCTTCTGGATCATTCGTGGATTTTTTGTTgctacatttttttttaaatattttagtagttctgtttctgcttttccATTGAGGTTATGATTGTCTtttaaaatagttatttaaaacttttaagtttATGCTTGCTTTAAGTTGTCTCCAAAAAGAACAAACAACGACAACAACAAAACTTTGTTCTACTAAGTGAAGTCGgttacatgaatcaaacgacgttATTGTGGCtttgtcatgtatcatgtctacagagagactgtttacatgtagatctcgtttgaccacctcatggatgaTCTTCTTAGATCTTCTTCTGTCTTTCGCCTTTTATCCATTTTCTATCTCATTCACCATTCTAACtagatgttctatcggtcttcttcccaCATGTTCAAATAACCTGAGATGCGATTCAACTATCTTTTCTACAATGGGTGATACTCTAATACTCTCTCTTATATCTTTGTTCCTTATTTTAACTAATCGCGTATGACTattcatccatctcaacatattcatctctgccacactcaacTTATGTTCGTGTTCCTCTTTAGTCGTCTTAACACTCTGTACCAAAGCATAGCCAGTCTTATAATGGTGCggtagaatttacctttaagttttaaagacattttttgtcgcatataaaactaGATGCATttcgccattttgaccaacctgcttggatcctatgatttatatcctgttcaatctctctattatcctgtatgatgcacctaaaatacttaaaacttttaacttttcgtaggatgttttctccaatttttacctctatattagggttttttcttctcagactgaacttacattccatatatttcGTCTTGCTACGCTTTATGCgtagaccatacacttctagagcttctaTCTATcactccaacttcttatttaggtgtTCCATTGACTTTCTCaaaaggacgatatcatcggcaaaaagcatgcaccatgacataggctcttggatgtgctttgtgagtacttccaagactaatgtgaaaaggtatgaaCTTAAGGAAGATCCATGGTGTAATCCTATATCAATGGAAAattcctctgtcacaccacattgagtcttcacactagttgtggtcTTATCGTACATGTGTTTGATTGcacgaatatatgcgatccttacttTACTCTTTTCTAAAACTTTCCATAAAATCTCCCTTGGTACTCTATCATAcgtttttttcaaatcaataaacaccatatgtagataCCTTTTGTTATTACGATATCTGGTAAATCTGtctggcataaatccaaattggttctctgttacttgtgtctcttttctcaacttCCGTTTTATCACTGTTTTTCATAATTTCATGGTATGACTTATAAGCTTGATCCCTCTATAGTTTCGCAACTATGTATATCCCCCTTATttttgtagataggtaccaaggtgttctttctccactcatcaggcatcttctttgaccttaaaatttcattaaaaattttggttaaccagttgacgttttttctccaagatccttttaaacctcaatcgggatattatcaggtcctactgccctgccatttttcTTCTGCTTTAGAGTTTCTTTTACCTCGAAGCCTCGGATCCTTCGATtgtagtcaaagttttgatcttctttccttgtgcataatcgaccaTGGCTCGGACTTTTtgtccctcattaaataactcgttaaagtagctcttccacctttcattaattTTCTTCTCTTGAGCCAACACTTCTCCAttcttatcctttatgcacttaacttGATCCAAATCTCTTGTTCTTCTTTCACGACTCTTTGCAATTTTATATATACCTTTTTTCCTTCTTTCGTGCCCAAAGATTAGTAGAGACTctcatatgctcttgttttTACTTCACTTACAACCACTTTTGTCTAtttcttagccgccttatatttttttcaattatctGCGTTGCGGCATAAAAATCACTCTTTAAAGcatttcttttttatctttatcttatcttgtaCACTCGCATTCCACCACGAGGACTCATTGTCTTTTAGTCTTATTCCTTTAGATTCATTaaaactttcttttgctgttttttcaattacttctgccattttTCTTCACATCTCTTTCGCGCTTCCATTTCCATCCCGCTTTGCCTCTTTtcctacccgtcttaggaagtttctttgttcctcacctttcatctGCCACCACCTTAtccttgggttcttcgtatgaTGTCTTTTTCTCAACTTTTGTTCAACGCAAAAATTCATGACAAGCACCTTATGTTGTGTTGTTAAACTCTCTCCAGCGATaattttacatttaatgcaaaattttcggtcatctctcctcaacaagaagtcAATTTgaaagcttgtcatgccactcttagAGATTATAAGATGTTcatctctctttttaaaacatgtatttgcgatgagaagatcaaaggtTGAGGAAAAATCCAAAATAGTTTTATCCTCAGcattgatcaccccgaaaccatggcctccgtgaatactcccatatccagtcatttctctcccaacatggccatttaaatctcctcttaagaaaatcttatctcccaaagGTATATCTTGAACCAAACTTTCTAGATCTTCCCAAAATCTTATTTTGTATTGTTCGTCCGAACCCACTTGCAGTGCATAGGTGCTAATAACATGGAAAGcacctccctccaccacaagtttgatagagatgatctGATCTTCCATcctcttgacatccactacTTCTTTCTTCCACAGCTTATCTACAATTATTTCACccccattcctattcttcacctttcttGTATACTAAAGTTTGAAACCAGAAGTGTCCAACTCCCTAACATTCGCACCAACCCATTATGTTTCTTGTAGGCATataatgttaatcttcctccttgtcatggtgtccaCCATCTCCATGGATTTTCCTAttagagtgcctatgttccttgtcccaaatctcaaccttctgtcgcttcgacctttaccttttactttgtgAACTAGTTTATTTACCCTCGTCCGTTCACGAAAACACGAGAATccttgctcatttaacactacatTCGGGCATCGATGCAGCGGCTCTTACTCATTTGACACCGTACTCGAGTCATACAGCGCGTTGCTTCCGGACAACGACCTACCTTTAGTGCAATAATGTCTTTGATCCATGTCATGGGGTTcgactatatttttatgttggttgtcgaagacctaacacaaccctcctcTTTTATCCGGACTTGGGACCGGCTATGTACCGCAAGTGTAACATAGGCTGAATTTGTCTCCAAAAGAGCAAAGAGAAAATTTTTAAGAGAGTGAAACAAGGAAAATTATGagaacataaaataagataaaaaagaaaaataaaaaaaagaagaaaaagcagaagatgagaaagagaaagaagagttATGAATTGTGTAAAATTTATCAGAAAAATAGCACTGTAATTTCTTAACAATACATAAATTTCTTAGTTTTGATTCTGAAATTTTGCTACAAAAGTACAGAAATACTTTTAACATGTTTTTGCTGCTTgctattcttctttctttttttattgttcttatttcttcttttaggAGTATTGCTTCTCATATTATATTAAACTTGAATGAACATGTTTTTATTATATTGCAATCTTATTTAGTTGGATATATGTAGGTTCATACTTATTGGATATAACTGGTTTATTTTTGGTCTcacccatatatatatatatatatatatatatatatatatatatatatatatatatatatatatatatatatatatattccagaccaataataataataataataataataataataaataaataaataaataaataaataaataaaatcatcTAATTGCAACTTTAATTGTATTATTATCTCTTTTGCAAAGAAGTTGCTACAAACTATAATGGCAACTTTTTTGAATCTCTACAAATTTTGAAATGGCAGATATGGTAGGTTTATCAAGTATCAAGCTAAAACCCAAAGATAAATCTATTAATACATGATGTGAGAGTAGTAGATGTTCTATATTTGACAAACGGAACTTTCTTTGCTTAACCCAAAGAACCATTCTTGACAAGTGGTGCATAATAAAAGGTAaaaaatgagtttaattttgtaGAGTTTTAGAATTGTGGCAGTAATTTTCTTATTGTTTttattgacaaaaaaatttaaaattctctaAGCGTGAATTTTTTTACCAACAAGCTTTTGGGTAAACTTCAATCTTTCTCTAGTCTAAATCTATCATTTGCATCTCTCTTCCTTTTATTCCATCATTTTGTTTCTCTCTCAATTCAAATCTATCATTCTGCCGCTCTAAAGAAGTAGTTTTTGAGTTTTTGGGATTCATTCGATGTTTTATAATCTGACATCGTCTTCTACAACTTTCACCTCCTCCCACCGTCCCTCATATCGGTGCCAATGATATCGACATTGTTTACCTCAGTCACCTCCATGACTCCATAGCCATTGTTGCCTCAGATGACTTTCCCTTCGCCGAGTACGAGAATTGCAACAGAAATGTCAACGATGAGCCCTCTAAGTTTTTTACGCGATGAAGGCGGTGGACAAGGATTCGATGGCAATGAAGAACAAATTGCAAGACAATGGAGAGAAAGATCTTGAGGATGTTGGAccatgatgacaagtcatcttatgctagttttacaagcatttttcattagtttcattaggttttatgcactttcttgcacaatAAGTAAGCAATTGGAGTGGATTTTCATGAttattttgaatcaatcaaaCATCATTTATTTTACACAAAATTATTAGGTTTAGgcaagaattaattgattttatgAATGGTGCAAGGACCTTGTGATTTTGGTGagactttgattggttgtttgaTTGTTTACAGgtgaaaaaatgaagaaaaaagggaagCAATCAGGGAAGCGTTACGTTCCCAAAGGAAGTGCCACGCTCAATAGCACACAAGGCTAGCGTtcactttggaagtgagcgcCACGTTCACTTTCTGAACTTTTTCGTGAATCTCAAAGCTGGGAAGCAAGGTTTTGGCCTTCAGTGCTCAAAATTTGAGCGTAACGCTCGCTAAGGCAACGCTGGGCGAGGAGAGGCGCGCACTAAAGAGCGTAGCGCTCAACCAAGGGAGCGCTAGGAGAAGCGCTCAAGCAAGGGAGCGCTAGGCAGCGCTCAAATAAAGGAACGTAGCGCTCATTAGGAGAGCGCTAGTGAAGGCCAAGGATGCACCAAGAAAGGGGCGCACCAAGGGATGAAGGAACGTAGCGTTCAACAAGGCAAGTCAGCGTTCAATAGGTGAGCGCTAGAGGAAATTGTGCATGAGAAAGCCGCACCAAAGGCAAAGTGAACGGAGCGTTCACTTTTTCAACTAAACGCTCCACTGGAGCATCACCAAGCCACTCCTGACCCATTCATTCAAGGCCAAAATTAAAAAGCCCACTCCAAATTTTGAAGATtgaaaatagaaagtgtataaataagATCACATTTGAGTTGAACCGGACCTTACCTTGACTTAGCttacttttttttcttgctttttagttctcttttttaaattttcaatttgaaAATTGGGATTAGATctaagtttattttctttgttcattttctttcttctgcAACTTCTATTTTCTGTTTTGGGTTTTGGAACTCGGATTGAAGAACTCCACTGAAATTCTTCATCTGAGAAtcatcttctctttttctttttagagTTTTAAGAATTGGAAATTGGATCTGAACTTCTTTTTCtgctttaattttatttcttctacaATTTCTTCTTACTGTTTGGGAAAAAGagtaattgagatctagattTGCTTTCTGCTCTTGTTACTCTTTTGCAATTATCAATTTCtcttttagaattttataattGGGCTAAGCTTTTTTGCTGTTTTGATTTCTCTGTAATTTTACATTTTTGTTTTGCTATTGAGATCCTGATCTGGATCTCTTCATCTTATACTTCTCTAATTTACTTCAATTTGCATTTTCTAGCTCAATTCCGAATCCCACTACACAGATCCCTTTATtcttcatgcaatttaagtttcctaGCAATTTAGATTcaacaatttatatttcttgcactttaagtttaagcttatttacctttcttgcactttaagtttctgtaaTTTATTTCTTCTatactttaagattcagcaaatTTTCATTCTGCATTTTAGTTTCTTGCAAATTTTACTCTTGTTAATCAAGATTCACCCAAATCATTAAATATtagcttaactaaattcatcacctaactgaagttgctcaatccatcaatctctgtgggatcgacctcactcttgtgagttattactacttgatgcgatcTGGTACACTTGCCCgtgagtttgtgtggaatcGTTTTTTCCtaatcaagtttttggcgccgttactgGGGATTGATAAAGATTGGCATTGATTAAGTAGGGTGATAATCtagattaagcaatttttttattttctttgttaagcacactaactgtttgaggtTTTGTTTCACTAACTTTAACGTCACTCTAACAATAGAGTACTCTACTTGTATTGTTGGTTTGTGTGTATGTCAGAAACAAGGAGAGAGATCCCCACCTTTTGTGACCATGACGAGAGAACTCTCCAAAAACTAAGAAGAGAAACAAGAAGAAAGGAGATCATTGGTGAAGAGGAATCAGAGGAAAAGAACCAAAAGATGGAAGGGAATCCCCCTAATCCACCAGATGAAGCGGCTAACAATGGCCAGCCCCAAAAGAGAGTTCTAACCTCCTACACCTTCCCCAATGCaagacactgtgggagtagcatacTCAATCCAAATGTGCATGCTaacaactttgaattgaagcctcaactcatcactttggtgcaGAACAAATGTTCTTATGGAGGAGGTCCCTTGGAAGATCCAAACTAACATCTAGCCATCTTTCTAAGGATATGTGACACAATTAAGATAAATGGTGTACACCCAGGCATCTATAAGTTGCTGCTGTTTCTATTTTTCTTGAGGGATAAGGCTACTCAATGGTTAGAAGTATTTTtcaaagaaagcatcaacaacTGGGAAGATCTAGTGAGCAAATTTTTGGCTAAGTTCTACCTGCCTCAGAGGATTATAAGATTGAAGACAGAGGTGCAAACCTTCACCCAAATGGAAGGAGAATCGCTTTATGaggcctgggaaagatacaaagcCTTGATTAGGAAGTGTCCACCTGAGATGTTTAATGAATGAGACAgactttaaaatttttatgaaggGTTGACTTTAAAAGCTCAATAAGCTTTGGATTATTCTGCTGGAGGATTGGTGCAACTAATGAAGATAGCTGAGGAAGTTCAGAACCTCATAGACATTGTGGCAAATAACCAATACTTCTATGCTCATtaaaggcaacgccaaccagCTCAAAGAAAATGTGTATTAGAGCTGGAAGGTGTGGATACTATTTTGGCACAAAATAAGGTGATGCAtcaacagattcaacaacaaataAAAATGATGGCTAAGAGGATTGATGGTCTTCAAGTAGCtgcagtgaacacaacaaatcaaccatcaccTACATGGGGGCAAAATAAAAAGAGCTATAAAGAGCAACAACctgagcaagtccaatacatgcacaaccaaagaGCTGGACAAAATTAGTTCCATGGAGATACCTACAACTCATCCTGGAGGAACCACCCCAATTTGAGGTGGGGAGACAACCAAAACCAGCAGCCTTGGCAGAGaaactcaaaccaaaacaattCTAGAAACACAAAtcaccaaaaccatcaaaacactaaccaaaatcaatacagaaaatcacaaaataacCAACCCCCATCCAACTACTATCCATCCAATAACCCCTCAACTAATCAAAATAACTTTCACCCACCATCCACATCCTACAATCGATCACAACCACCTTAATAATCCCAAAGAATCTCCAACTTGGAGATAATGATGGAAAAGatgatgaaacatcaagagCTTGCCAGTAAGAACCATGAAGCTTCAATGAGGAATCTGGAAAGGCAAATTGGCCAATTATCCTAGCAAGCAGTAGCTGAAAGAGCATCCAATGCATTACCAAGTGACACCAATCCcaaagaagaatacaaagcAATCCAATTAAGGAGTGGATGAACCTTGAAGAATGACAAAGAAGCCAACAAGAGGCCAGCTGAGAATGATGAGGACGTTAGCAAGGAAGAAGTGACACTTAAGGAGAATGACCAAGAAAAGCTCAAGGAGAAAGAGGAACGGTCACAAGCTTCAAAGAAGGGAAAGCAAATCATAGAAAGCCATACACTCCTCCCCTTCCATATCCTCAAAGGTTCAACAAGGAGATCAAGGACCAACAATTTTCTAAGTTCCTAGAAgttttcaagaagctggaaatcaatatTCCACTTGCTGAAgtattggagcaaatgcccttATATGCAAAGTTCTTAAAAgaactcatcaacaagaagaggaGCTGGAATGAAAAAGAGACAGTGATCTTGACCCAAGAGTGCAGTGCTGTCATCCAAAGAGGTCTTCCACCAAAGCTcaaagatccaggaagcttcaTCCTATCTTGCACTATAGGCAACAGAACATTAGACAAATCCctctgtgatctaggagctgGCATCAACTTGATGCCTCTCTCATTAGTGAAGCAGCTTGcaatagaagaactcaaacaaATTAGAATGTCACTTCAAATGGCAGATCGGTCACTCAAGATACCTAATGGAGTGGTGGAGAATTTGTTACTGAAGGTTGGAGAGTTCATCTTCCCTGCTGACTTTGTCATTTTAGACATGAAAGAAGAAGGACATAACTTAATTATCTTGGGTAGACCTTTCTTGGGCACAGTAAGAGCCATTATAGATGTAGAGAAAGGTGAAATGATCCTcagggtgcatgatgagcaaatgatcaTCAATGTCTTCAAAGCTATGGAACACCCCCCTGAGAAAGCACAGCACATTAGAGTGAAAATGATAGAAGATCTGGTGGAGGAAGTGCTTAAAGCAACCAGTCAGGAAGAACAAGGAGGGGAAATAGAAGCAGCTCAAGATGTCTCAAGGGAACAAATGACTGAAGACTCTTTTGAAAGCAAGGCAGAGGAGAAGCCAACCTAAGAATTGAAACCTCTGCCTCCACAccttaaatatgcattccttggtaCAGCAGATAGCTTCCCATTGATCATCGACTTTACCTTgagtcaagaagaagaaggaaaactcCTTGCTGTATTGAGAACTCACAAAAATGCACTAGGATGGATCATTGATGACCTGAAGGGCATAAGTCCTGCCATATGtatgcacaagatactcttaGAGGAAGATTCTAAACCGGTTGTGCAACCTCAAAGAAGACTAAACTCCACAATGAAAGAAGTTGTCCAGAACGAAGTGATGAAACTCTGGAATGCTGGGATTatctatcctatttctgatagctcaTGGGTGAGCCCAGTTTAAGTGGTGCCAAAGAAAGGTGGGATGACTGTCATTactaatgagaagaatgagctcattcccacaagaacagtgacaggatggaggatgtgtattgattatagaaggttGAATGATACCACGAGAAAAGACCACTTTCCCCTCCCCTTCATTGACCAAATGCTTGAAAGATTGGCCGGCCATGCTTATTACTGCTTCTttgatggatattctggttACAATCAaatagtggttgaccccataAATCAGGAGAAAACCTCAttcacttgtccctttggagtctttgcatatagaagaatgccattcgggTTGTGTAATGCCCCAACCACCTTccagagatgcatgttatcaatcttctcagatatggtagaaaagtttattgaagtttttatggatgatttttctgtttttggtgatacTTTCAATGCTTGCTTGCATCATCTTACTCTAGTCTTGAAACGgagccaagaaactaatttgattttaaattgggaaaaatgccattttatGGTGTCCGAAGgaattgttcttggtcacaaagtttcaagaaaagggatagaagtTGATAAGGCAAAAGTAGAAGTCATAGAGAAACTTCCTTTGCCTACTAATGTGAGAGCTGTTAGAAGCTTCCTAGGGCATGCCAGATTCTGTAGAAGATTCATCAAGAATTTTCTAATATAGCTAAACCACTAAGTAATTTGCTGGTGGTTGACaatccttttgtttttgatgaaaactgtaagcatgcctttgaaactttaaaaaccaaactcacaacagcaccaatcatcacatcACACTCCCAGATTGGGaattaccttttgaactcatgtgtgatgcaagtgaccttgcaattggtgctgtgttgggaCAAAGGAAGGGCAATTTACaccatgtcatttattatgcaaGTAAAATATTGAATGAAGCTCAGAAAAATTAtaccacaacagagaaggaattatTGGCTGTGGTTTAtacatttgataagtttagatcatacttgatTGGATCTAAGATTGTAGtatacactgaccatgctgcccttaa
The Arachis stenosperma cultivar V10309 chromosome 7, arast.V10309.gnm1.PFL2, whole genome shotgun sequence genome window above contains:
- the LOC130939979 gene encoding uncharacterized protein LOC130939979; the encoded protein is MPLYAKFLKELINKKRSWNEKETVILTQECSAVIQRGLPPKLKDPGSFILSCTIGNRTLDKSLCDLGAGINLMPLSLVKQLAIEELKQIRMSLQMADRSLKIPNGVVENLLLKVGEFIFPADFVILDMKEEGHNLIILGRPFLGTVRAIIDVEKGEMILRVHDEQMIINVFKAMEHPPEKAQHIRVKMIEDLVEEVLKATSQEEQGGEIEAAQDVSREQMTEDSFESKAEEKPT